Proteins encoded by one window of Orbaceae bacterium BiB:
- a CDS encoding IS3 family transposase (programmed frameshift): MVKKFSTEFKQQSVDYALSNAHLSLADIANHLGIGQSTLDRWVRQINPGKTSKRELTAEQQKIIALEKENKELKMANEILKKGACVLHQPSKSVKYKYMKLYLSSYPVRLTCCLLNVSVPGYYAWLKRTPKSQPLIDNVKALYWRHKARLGAPSLVHDIRDEGYDVSERTVSRVLQKLGLRSKVARKFNYLAAPSLSHDVAPNTLDRQFNPDKPNRVWVTDITYIKTGEGWLYLCVIIDLFGRKVIGRQTSSRIDRHLVCNTLKNALFRRQFPKGVLLHSDRGSQYCSADFKRLLLQYGLSQSMSRAGNCWDNAVAESFFHTLKTHIIHGCDYKTREDANKALFEYIEIYYNRVRRHSTNGWISPQQYENQYYLNNTFIEASTV; this comes from the exons ATGGTCAAAAAATTCAGTACTGAGTTCAAACAACAATCAGTTGATTATGCCTTATCGAATGCTCATCTTTCGCTAGCCGATATTGCAAATCACCTTGGCATTGGTCAATCAACCCTTGATAGATGGGTAAGGCAAATCAATCCAGGTAAAACCAGTAAACGCGAGTTAACGGCTGAGCAGCAAAAAATTATCGCTCTAGAAAAAGAAAATAAAGAACTGAAAATGGCGAATGAAATCCTAAAAAAGG GCGCATGTGTACTTCATCAACCATCCAAGTCGGTGAAGTACAAGTATATGAAACTGTATTTATCGTCGTATCCGGTACGTTTAACCTGTTGCCTATTAAACGTCAGCGTGCCCGGTTATTACGCTTGGTTAAAACGCACACCGAAATCACAGCCGCTGATTGATAACGTCAAGGCACTCTATTGGCGGCATAAAGCGCGTTTGGGTGCACCAAGCTTAGTACACGATATCCGAGATGAGGGCTATGATGTCTCAGAAAGAACAGTAAGTCGAGTATTACAAAAATTAGGCTTACGAAGTAAAGTCGCCCGTAAATTTAACTATCTAGCAGCGCCAAGCCTATCTCATGATGTAGCGCCAAATACATTAGATAGACAGTTTAATCCTGATAAACCGAATCGTGTTTGGGTGACCGATATCACGTATATCAAAACCGGTGAAGGCTGGCTATACCTTTGTGTGATTATTGATTTATTCGGGCGAAAAGTGATTGGACGACAAACGAGCTCGCGGATTGATAGGCACTTAGTCTGTAACACACTCAAAAATGCCTTATTCCGTCGTCAGTTTCCAAAGGGTGTATTACTTCACAGCGACCGAGGAAGCCAATATTGCAGTGCTGATTTTAAGCGATTATTGTTACAGTATGGACTTAGTCAAAGTATGAGTCGAGCAGGCAATTGTTGGGATAATGCGGTAGCTGAAAGTTTTTTTCATACATTAAAAACGCACATTATTCATGGTTGTGATTACAAAACTCGGGAGGATGCGAATAAAGCCCTATTTGAATATATTGAAATCTATTATAATCGTGTTCGTCGTCATTCAACTAATGGTTGGATATCGCCTCAGCAATATGAAAATCAGTATTATCTAAATAACACATTTATAGAGGCGAGCACTGTCTAA
- a CDS encoding DDE-type integrase/transposase/recombinase, which yields MVAYESICYWCVKFGALYSKNIKKRSIMVMMFILMRFFCNINGKFVYLWHAVDQNGQTIDVLVQEKRDRKAAQRFI from the coding sequence TTGGTTGCTTATGAATCTATTTGTTATTGGTGTGTGAAGTTTGGTGCGCTTTATTCTAAAAACATCAAAAAGCGAAGTATTATGGTAATGATGTTTATCTTGATGAGATTTTTTTGTAATATCAATGGCAAGTTTGTTTATCTATGGCATGCTGTTGACCAAAATGGTCAAACGATTGATGTATTAGTTCAAGAAAAAAGAGATAGAAAAGCAGCGCAACGGTTTATTTAA
- a CDS encoding integrase arm-type DNA-binding domain-containing protein, giving the protein MALKDFEVRFAKPADRPYSMADGLGLSLYVACNGRKSWHFRFSWQGRQCRISLGVFPAVGLSEARILCREAHALLGKGIDPRTFRRQSRSPTFGCMLFRVFARSWLAFKLQRLEMVASREFKHGGRASTVIQIERAFEQDILPLLGDKPLVSITRADVLAVQRGIEKRGAFAAAKKVRTWLKELFAYAVVLGEVPLNPALYLGELAFPSEGGRGMNPCLSLKELPELLVGLGSYQGTRWNVYTFSYN; this is encoded by the coding sequence ATGGCATTGAAGGATTTTGAGGTACGTTTTGCTAAACCTGCCGATAGACCTTATTCGATGGCAGATGGGCTGGGTTTGTCGTTGTATGTGGCTTGTAATGGTCGCAAAAGTTGGCATTTTCGGTTTTCTTGGCAAGGTAGACAATGCCGGATTTCTTTGGGGGTGTTTCCTGCGGTAGGGCTTTCTGAGGCGAGAATTTTGTGTCGAGAGGCTCATGCGTTGCTTGGTAAAGGGATTGATCCGCGTACTTTTCGGCGGCAGTCACGTTCACCTACGTTTGGCTGCATGCTTTTTCGGGTGTTTGCACGGTCTTGGTTGGCGTTTAAATTGCAACGTTTGGAGATGGTGGCTTCCCGTGAGTTTAAGCATGGGGGGCGTGCCTCGACGGTTATTCAGATTGAGCGTGCCTTTGAGCAGGATATTTTGCCGTTGTTGGGTGATAAGCCATTGGTGAGTATTACGCGGGCAGATGTGTTAGCGGTGCAGCGTGGTATTGAGAAACGAGGTGCTTTTGCTGCGGCAAAGAAGGTTCGAACTTGGCTGAAGGAGTTGTTTGCTTATGCGGTGGTTTTGGGTGAGGTGCCGTTGAACCCTGCCCTTTATTTAGGTGAGTTGGCGTTTCCTAGTGAGGGTGGGCGGGGAATGAATCCTTGTTTGTCGCTTAAGGAGTTGCCTGAGTTGTTGGTTGGTTTAGGGAGTTATCAAGGAACACGGTGGAATGTCTACACATTTTCATACAACTAA
- a CDS encoding IS3 family transposase — MIQACRHRYSLQWLCRCLGISRHYFYYQCKKNAYQRRLKYAQQILTIFNGSYQSYGTRRIRQALLTEGISVSRRYVAKVMKSLSLKSKYTQKCYKNNNKNVNSVTINNVLQRNFTVGMKATVIVADLTYIKVGKKWNYLCVLLDLSARKIAGYRVGQHKTAELVMSALSQIKAPLSSIALFHSDRGKEFDNQLLDGCFDLFGITRSLSNKGCPYDNAVSEATFKTIKTEFVKNTTFSNTRELQQRFSAYAYWYNYKRLHSSLGYMTPVAFNKQLPLNLVV, encoded by the coding sequence GTGATCCAAGCTTGCCGACATCGCTACTCGTTGCAGTGGTTATGTAGATGCTTAGGTATATCAAGGCATTATTTTTATTATCAGTGCAAAAAAAATGCGTATCAAAGAAGATTAAAATACGCCCAACAGATCTTAACGATTTTTAATGGTAGTTATCAGTCTTACGGAACAAGAAGAATACGGCAAGCACTGTTAACTGAAGGGATAAGCGTCTCTCGTCGTTATGTTGCAAAAGTGATGAAATCATTATCGCTAAAGTCAAAATACACCCAAAAATGTTACAAAAACAATAACAAAAACGTTAATTCCGTTACTATAAATAATGTATTGCAACGAAATTTTACAGTAGGAATGAAAGCCACCGTGATTGTTGCTGATTTGACTTATATAAAGGTCGGTAAAAAATGGAATTACCTTTGCGTATTACTTGATCTTTCAGCACGAAAAATCGCAGGCTATCGTGTTGGACAACATAAAACAGCAGAGCTTGTTATGTCAGCATTAAGCCAAATTAAAGCGCCTTTATCGTCAATTGCGTTATTTCATTCCGATAGAGGAAAAGAATTTGATAATCAATTGCTTGATGGATGTTTTGACCTGTTTGGGATCACCCGTTCACTAAGCAATAAGGGATGTCCTTACGATAATGCCGTGTCAGAAGCAACATTTAAGACAATTAAAACTGAGTTTGTAAAAAATACAACGTTTAGCAATACTAGGGAGCTACAACAGCGTTTCTCTGCTTATGCGTATTGGTATAATTATAAACGACTACATTCGTCATTGGGATATATGACGCCTGTTGCATTTAATAAACAGCTCCCCCTTAATTTAGTTGTATGA
- a CDS encoding transposase has product MNTVKRPRRTFNDDFKQQMVNLYQHGKSRSELIAEYDLTPSALDRWIAQATQSGSFKTKDNRSLEEQELIALRKELKQLRMENDILKQAALIMGRKSQ; this is encoded by the coding sequence ATGAATACAGTCAAACGACCTAGACGAACATTTAATGATGATTTTAAACAACAGATGGTTAATTTATATCAGCATGGTAAGTCACGTAGTGAGCTAATAGCCGAATATGATCTCACACCATCAGCATTAGATCGTTGGATTGCTCAAGCCACGCAAAGTGGTTCATTCAAAACAAAAGATAATCGTAGCCTAGAGGAGCAGGAATTAATTGCTCTACGCAAAGAGCTTAAGCAGCTTCGTATGGAAAACGATATCCTAAAGCAAGCCGCACTGATAATGGGACGAAAATCGCAGTGA
- a CDS encoding MarC family NAAT transporter, which yields MIELLQVIGFGLLMFIPLTNPLTTVALLLGLSGDMTNDERNRQSNLTCIYVFIIMVISFYCGQVVMKTFGISIPGLRIAGGMIVAFIGFRMLFPQQPVHKTPEADAKKKEPSNNIAFVPLAMPSTAGPGTIAMIISMASTVQTGGYDVTPWVIYTASILVPLLLCLILWACMRSAGTIMRLIGKSGIEAASRIMGFLLVCMGTQFVINGILELIHLYPTI from the coding sequence ATGATCGAATTACTCCAAGTTATTGGTTTTGGTTTATTAATGTTTATTCCATTAACAAATCCATTAACTACGGTCGCATTATTGTTGGGTCTATCGGGTGATATGACCAATGACGAAAGAAATCGTCAATCAAACTTAACTTGTATCTATGTTTTTATCATCATGGTCATATCTTTCTATTGTGGTCAAGTTGTGATGAAAACATTTGGGATATCCATTCCTGGATTAAGAATTGCGGGTGGAATGATTGTCGCTTTTATTGGTTTCAGAATGCTATTTCCACAACAACCTGTTCACAAAACACCTGAAGCCGATGCTAAGAAAAAAGAGCCGTCAAATAATATCGCTTTTGTTCCACTTGCGATGCCAAGTACTGCGGGGCCGGGAACTATTGCAATGATAATTAGTATGGCTTCTACCGTGCAAACCGGCGGCTATGATGTTACGCCTTGGGTTATTTATACGGCCTCAATTTTAGTGCCATTACTACTGTGTCTTATTTTATGGGCTTGTATGCGCAGTGCGGGAACAATCATGCGCTTAATTGGTAAGAGTGGGATTGAAGCAGCATCGAGAATAATGGGCTTTTTATTAGTCTGCATGGGGACCCAGTTTGTTATCAACGGTATTTTAGAGTTGATTCACCTATACCCAACGATTTAA
- a CDS encoding DUF2461 domain-containing protein produces the protein MAEFTGFSQAGLNFLQNVKVKNSREWFHENRTVYDEQLVKPFRALVEQLSPDMLKIDQWLETKPAIGKTLSRINRDTRFSHDKSLYRSRLWLTFKRPSRDWKEAPAYFFEIAPDMYRYGLGYYCAPKSTMDIFRDEIKQDPEKFQKMIRCVKKPFELVGDSYKRSLTKDLPDDILTWYNRKSFAVMVSNPQIEDIFDKNLATILYKGFKQISPLYDYLMKVEMIKNIPTL, from the coding sequence ATGGCGGAATTTACCGGTTTTTCTCAAGCGGGACTAAATTTTTTACAAAATGTAAAGGTTAAAAATAGTCGAGAGTGGTTTCACGAAAATCGTACGGTATATGATGAGCAGCTTGTTAAACCATTTCGAGCATTAGTTGAACAACTTTCTCCCGATATGTTAAAAATAGATCAGTGGTTAGAAACGAAACCCGCTATTGGTAAAACGCTATCGAGAATCAACCGGGATACGCGGTTTTCTCATGATAAATCCCTCTATCGTAGTCGGCTTTGGTTAACCTTCAAAAGGCCGAGTCGTGATTGGAAGGAAGCTCCAGCCTATTTTTTTGAAATTGCTCCAGATATGTATCGTTATGGTTTAGGCTATTATTGTGCACCAAAATCAACGATGGATATATTTCGCGATGAGATAAAACAAGATCCTGAAAAGTTTCAAAAGATGATCCGATGCGTAAAAAAACCATTTGAATTAGTTGGTGACAGTTATAAACGTTCTTTAACGAAAGATTTACCTGATGATATTTTAACTTGGTATAATCGCAAAAGCTTTGCTGTGATGGTTAGCAATCCTCAAATTGAGGATATTTTTGATAAAAATTTAGCGACCATCTTATATAAAGGCTTTAAACAAATATCACCACTCTATGATTATTTGATGAAAGTTGAAATGATAAAAAACATTCCAACACTATAA
- the kdsB gene encoding 3-deoxy-manno-octulosonate cytidylyltransferase codes for MSYTVVIPARYASTRLPGKPLADIVGKPMVIRVMEQAKKSGATRVIVATDNQQVFDVVSSYNGQVVLTSEKHNSGTERLAEAIEKCGFSDDEVIVNVQGDEPLIPPTIIDQVANNLVQFNTGMATLAVPIDSVEEAFNPGAVKVVMDKNGYALYFSRATIPWERDRFAKSKDLIGDFYLRHIGIYAYRAGFIRRYINWQPSQLEQIEMLEQLRVLWYGEKIHVEKAKEVPAIGVDTPEDLKKVRAIFLANKAL; via the coding sequence ATGAGTTATACCGTTGTTATTCCTGCTCGCTATGCTTCAACTCGATTACCGGGTAAGCCATTAGCCGATATAGTCGGTAAACCAATGGTTATTCGCGTTATGGAACAAGCAAAAAAATCAGGCGCAACACGTGTGATTGTTGCTACCGATAATCAACAAGTTTTTGATGTTGTCTCATCTTATAATGGTCAAGTTGTTTTAACGAGTGAAAAACACAACTCTGGTACTGAGCGATTAGCCGAAGCTATTGAAAAATGTGGCTTTAGTGATGACGAAGTGATTGTTAATGTTCAGGGTGATGAACCCTTAATTCCACCAACAATTATTGATCAAGTGGCGAATAATTTAGTACAGTTTAATACAGGAATGGCGACCTTGGCGGTACCTATCGACTCGGTAGAAGAAGCTTTTAATCCTGGTGCGGTTAAAGTCGTGATGGATAAAAATGGTTATGCTCTCTATTTTTCTCGAGCGACTATTCCATGGGAACGAGATCGTTTTGCTAAATCTAAAGATTTAATTGGCGACTTTTATTTACGCCATATTGGTATTTATGCCTATCGAGCCGGATTTATTCGTCGTTACATTAATTGGCAGCCATCACAATTAGAACAAATCGAGATGCTAGAACAATTACGTGTACTTTGGTATGGTGAAAAAATTCATGTTGAAAAAGCGAAAGAAGTTCCAGCGATTGGGGTTGATACACCCGAAGATCTAAAAAAAGTTAGAGCAATTTTTTTGGCAAATAAGGCATTATAG
- a CDS encoding Trm112 family protein: MKEKLLSTLACPKCFAVMNYNQQEQTLTCVADKLVFSIIDGIPVLIEDEAKSLNSTESEVTL, from the coding sequence ATGAAAGAAAAATTACTCTCTACACTTGCTTGCCCAAAATGTTTTGCCGTAATGAATTATAATCAACAAGAACAAACATTGACTTGTGTTGCTGATAAGCTAGTGTTTTCTATTATTGATGGTATTCCTGTACTAATTGAAGATGAGGCTAAATCATTAAATTCGACTGAATCAGAGGTTACTCTATGA
- the lpxK gene encoding tetraacyldisaccharide 4'-kinase has translation MLAKMWSGQNKLYWLFVPLSFLYGLLVFCRKKFYQWGIFKSWQAPVPVVIVGNLSVGGNGKTPLVIYLVEHLTAKGYQVGVVSKGYGGKSDHYPLIVSEQTSASIVGDEPVLVYQRTHVPFAVSPKRSDAVQLLLKNYPIDIIITDDGLQHYALKRDIEIVVVDGKRGFGNGWYLPAGPMRETSSRLKSVDFVVINGPSEQHYQDAYTMTLEPHQAINLLTQECRPVNELKAVSAMAGIGDPSRFFTMLEKNNVELIKTTAFMDHQDYSQEQLLALADPQQVLLMTEKDAVKCSAFAQKNWWYLPIDAKLTELFLDNLLIKLNK, from the coding sequence ATGCTTGCTAAAATGTGGTCTGGACAAAATAAGCTATATTGGTTATTTGTGCCATTATCATTTCTTTACGGTTTATTAGTGTTTTGTCGTAAAAAATTTTATCAATGGGGTATTTTCAAATCTTGGCAAGCTCCTGTTCCGGTTGTGATTGTTGGTAACTTATCTGTTGGTGGTAATGGTAAAACGCCATTAGTCATTTATCTTGTTGAGCATTTAACGGCTAAGGGGTATCAAGTTGGAGTTGTTTCAAAAGGCTATGGCGGAAAAAGCGATCATTATCCACTCATTGTTTCGGAGCAAACATCAGCAAGCATTGTTGGTGATGAACCTGTTTTAGTTTATCAACGAACACATGTTCCTTTTGCTGTATCACCTAAACGTAGTGACGCTGTACAATTACTTTTAAAAAATTATCCTATCGATATTATTATTACGGATGATGGTTTACAACATTACGCATTAAAACGTGATATTGAAATTGTTGTGGTTGATGGAAAGCGGGGATTTGGTAATGGTTGGTATTTGCCTGCGGGCCCAATGAGGGAAACTTCGTCTCGTTTAAAATCAGTTGATTTTGTTGTTATTAATGGACCGTCGGAACAACATTATCAAGATGCTTATACTATGACACTAGAGCCTCATCAAGCTATTAATCTACTAACTCAAGAGTGTAGACCCGTTAATGAACTCAAAGCCGTTTCCGCAATGGCCGGAATCGGTGATCCGAGTCGATTTTTTACGATGCTTGAAAAAAACAATGTTGAGCTCATCAAAACAACGGCATTTATGGATCATCAGGATTATTCACAAGAGCAGTTGTTAGCGTTAGCTGATCCTCAGCAAGTATTACTAATGACTGAAAAAGATGCGGTAAAATGTTCTGCCTTTGCGCAGAAAAATTGGTGGTATTTACCTATTGATGCTAAATTAACCGAATTATTTCTAGATAATTTATTAATAAAACTTAATAAATAG
- the msbA gene encoding lipid A ABC transporter ATP-binding protein/permease MsbA, producing the protein MNEQILDKDLSTWDTFKRLWPRIAPFKAYLAIVVVCLVINGASDTYLLSLIQPLLDDGFSSNDRSFLFNLAFIVLVLFFIRGVSNYVSAYLLAWISGKIVMGIRQSLFAHFVYSPVSFFDKNSTGRLLSRITYDSEQVAASSAESLIVVVRESIYLIGLIGVMFYNSWQLSLVLLIIGPIVGILISIISKRFRKLSKNIQNSMGMVTGSAEQMLKGHKEVLIFGAQETEIKGFAKASNHIRRQAMKMVSISALSTPFIQLIASIALSFILIMASFHDVVDLTPGQFTVVFSAMIALMKPLKELTNVNAQFQRGMAACQTIFHLFNSPLEKDEGKLVLENAAGEIEFRNVTFTYPTRETPALVNVSFKVPAGKSIALVGRSGSGKSTIASLLTRFYDIEQGEIFIDGVNIKEYTLASLRNQIGLVSQNVHLFHDTIANNITYARAGQYTQEQIEQAATHAYAMDFIRDLDQGLDTVVGENGVLLSGGQRQRVAIARALLRDNPILILDEATSALDTESEKAIQLALNELQKDRTSLVIAHRLSTIENADEILVVSDGRIVEKGTHKELIGQNGAYAQLHQLQFSE; encoded by the coding sequence GTGAATGAACAAATTTTAGATAAAGATTTATCAACTTGGGATACATTTAAACGATTATGGCCGAGAATCGCACCATTTAAAGCCTATTTAGCGATTGTTGTTGTTTGTTTAGTGATTAATGGGGCTTCAGATACCTATCTTTTATCATTAATCCAACCACTATTAGATGATGGATTTAGTAGTAATGATAGATCATTTTTATTTAATTTAGCGTTTATTGTTTTAGTGCTATTTTTTATTCGAGGCGTCTCCAACTATGTTTCAGCCTATTTGCTCGCTTGGATATCGGGCAAAATCGTGATGGGGATTCGGCAGAGTTTATTTGCACATTTTGTTTATTCACCAGTTAGTTTTTTTGATAAAAATTCGACAGGACGATTACTGTCGCGTATCACTTATGACTCTGAGCAAGTGGCTGCATCTTCAGCAGAAAGTTTGATTGTAGTGGTTCGTGAATCGATCTATCTAATTGGGTTGATTGGTGTCATGTTTTATAATAGTTGGCAGCTCTCTTTAGTTTTGCTAATTATTGGGCCGATTGTGGGGATCTTGATTTCTATTATCTCTAAACGGTTTAGAAAACTCAGTAAAAATATTCAAAACAGCATGGGAATGGTGACCGGTAGTGCAGAACAGATGTTGAAAGGGCATAAAGAAGTTTTGATTTTTGGTGCACAAGAGACAGAAATCAAAGGCTTCGCCAAGGCCAGTAACCACATTCGTCGACAAGCGATGAAAATGGTCTCTATTTCAGCATTATCAACACCATTTATTCAATTAATTGCTTCAATTGCGTTATCTTTTATTCTGATTATGGCCAGTTTCCATGATGTGGTCGATCTTACACCTGGTCAATTTACCGTGGTATTTTCTGCGATGATTGCGTTGATGAAACCACTAAAAGAGCTGACAAATGTAAATGCACAATTTCAACGCGGAATGGCTGCTTGCCAAACTATTTTCCATCTATTCAATTCACCATTAGAGAAAGACGAAGGTAAACTCGTATTAGAAAATGCAGCCGGTGAAATTGAATTTAGAAATGTCACATTTACTTACCCAACTCGAGAAACTCCTGCACTTGTTAATGTCAGTTTTAAAGTGCCTGCAGGTAAAAGTATTGCTTTAGTTGGACGGTCAGGATCTGGTAAATCAACGATTGCAAGTCTATTAACCCGTTTTTATGATATTGAACAAGGTGAAATATTTATTGATGGTGTAAACATTAAAGAATATACGTTAGCCTCATTAAGAAATCAAATCGGTTTAGTATCGCAAAATGTGCATCTTTTCCACGATACGATTGCTAATAATATCACTTATGCAAGAGCAGGACAGTATACTCAAGAACAGATTGAGCAAGCCGCAACTCATGCTTATGCGATGGATTTTATTCGTGATTTAGATCAAGGGTTAGATACTGTCGTTGGTGAAAATGGTGTATTGCTGTCAGGTGGACAACGTCAACGCGTTGCGATTGCTCGAGCATTACTACGAGACAATCCGATTCTTATTTTAGATGAAGCGACTTCTGCTTTAGATACTGAATCAGAAAAAGCGATTCAATTAGCTTTAAATGAACTACAAAAAGACAGAACGTCACTCGTCATTGCCCATCGATTATCTACAATTGAAAATGCAGATGAAATTTTAGTTGTGAGTGATGGACGTATTGTTGAAAAAGGAACTCATAAAGAGTTAATTGGACAAAATGGTGCTTATGCTCAGTTACACCAACTTCAGTTTAGTGAATAG
- a CDS encoding DNA internalization-related competence protein ComEC/Rec2 has product MILAICYGWLSGFNPPVIRALLALSLWQILSLKKIFLSSWQIINRIIAILLFIDPFMILAESFWLSCYAVICLIFITHWFPSKSSKYPQQTYLWQLVKLQCLLTLLLLPIQFLIFNGISGTSIMANLIAIPTISFITFPAVLLMLLMSFFDFFYLAIWFGMIAEKSISGLFILLTQLSGYWFAIADGFYLLSGIGWLMVIIWQTMLWRSYLLSLIVVILIALSPMIKRQSYNWRVDMLDVGHGLAVVITKGKSAIVYDTGAMWQNSSAAELIILPFLQWHNLTVEGIIISHEHNDHIGGLAILKQYFPNAWLMSSSNRLSNNYICTSGNQLSWQGLQLAVLWPNKVLDDVDQSAMNARSCVIRISDNRYSILLTGDLERKQEELLVLDKNKILSSTILQTPHHGSNTSSYYPFLAKVNPELSLASVARYNPWKLPSNKALSRYQDLNLSYRLTSISGQISVSFYDKKWLLETMREEIKPRWYHDWFGALPNYR; this is encoded by the coding sequence TTGATACTTGCAATATGTTATGGATGGTTATCTGGGTTTAATCCACCCGTAATAAGAGCTTTACTGGCGTTATCCTTATGGCAGATTTTATCATTAAAAAAAATATTCTTAAGTTCATGGCAAATTATTAACCGTATTATTGCTATATTACTTTTTATCGATCCTTTTATGATATTAGCAGAAAGTTTCTGGTTATCCTGTTATGCCGTTATATGTTTAATTTTTATTACACATTGGTTTCCTTCCAAGAGTAGTAAGTATCCGCAACAAACCTATTTATGGCAACTGGTAAAATTACAATGCTTATTAACTTTATTGCTACTACCAATTCAATTCCTGATATTTAATGGTATCAGCGGTACATCCATTATGGCTAATTTAATTGCCATTCCGACTATCTCATTTATTACGTTTCCAGCAGTTTTACTAATGTTGCTAATGAGTTTTTTTGACTTTTTTTACTTAGCGATTTGGTTTGGAATGATTGCCGAAAAATCTATATCAGGACTATTTATCCTTTTAACACAACTATCTGGTTATTGGTTTGCTATTGCAGATGGTTTTTATTTGCTAAGTGGGATTGGTTGGTTAATGGTGATTATTTGGCAAACAATGTTGTGGCGTAGTTACCTGTTATCGTTGATTGTCGTGATATTGATTGCACTTTCTCCGATGATTAAACGACAATCATATAATTGGCGAGTAGATATGCTCGATGTTGGTCATGGTTTAGCTGTAGTAATAACAAAAGGTAAATCAGCTATAGTGTATGATACTGGAGCAATGTGGCAAAATAGTAGTGCTGCTGAACTGATTATTTTACCATTTTTACAGTGGCATAATCTTACTGTAGAAGGCATTATTATCAGTCATGAACATAATGATCATATTGGTGGCTTAGCAATTTTAAAACAATACTTTCCAAATGCCTGGTTAATGAGTTCTTCTAACCGACTCTCAAACAATTATATCTGTACTAGTGGTAATCAGCTTAGTTGGCAAGGATTACAGTTAGCTGTGTTATGGCCAAACAAAGTCCTAGACGATGTGGATCAATCAGCAATGAATGCACGATCATGTGTCATTCGTATTAGTGATAATAGATATTCTATTTTATTAACAGGGGATTTAGAGAGAAAACAGGAGGAATTATTGGTATTGGATAAAAATAAAATATTATCTTCTACCATACTACAAACTCCTCATCATGGTAGTAATACATCATCTTATTATCCTTTCTTAGCAAAAGTAAATCCAGAACTTTCATTGGCTTCAGTCGCTCGTTATAACCCATGGAAACTACCATCCAATAAAGCATTATCTCGCTATCAAGATCTTAATCTGTCGTATCGTCTAACCAGTATATCAGGACAAATTTCAGTATCATTTTATGATAAAAAATGGCTACTTGAGACTATGCGAGAAGAAATAAAACCACGTTGGTATCATGATTGGTTTGGTGCTTTGCCTAATTACAGGTAA